In one window of Candidatus Polarisedimenticolia bacterium DNA:
- a CDS encoding DNRLRE domain-containing protein yields MKRAALFLAITVLAGVAPLFAQTTVVLQGDPLAGEDTHLAQASSVQNFGAVTPMLTNSQTNGQSRLLLRFDLSGIPSGATIQSAVLELFYQSTRVSTSEPLRLHRVTRSWTEMGATWRTYDTINNWTSQGGDFDAAIVASATLDGTVNVWKSWTVTSLVQSWTQGTLANYGMLLESPSLSGNNERRFVSSESTTASQRPKLTITYVASDLSTSTKAVSSSTAVAGQVLTYTVVVQNIGNIPATSVVVVDTVDTTKLTSITPGQGGVLSAGTITWNSTTTPALASVAPAPGGNVTLSFTARVITPATDGTVISNQAILSSATQTNLPSDDPATAAVDDATLVTIREPIGNLYKRILEKNGVALPNDPSNPPGVSGALTTAVVPGDFLTYALFFTNAGSRDASSFVVRDGVPSWTDFVPDGFASGRGIRLILGGIPTDLTNAADADAGSFDAAATSNPDDPGITVHGLVTVNAGTLAAGASGSIRFKARVR; encoded by the coding sequence GTGAAGCGGGCCGCCCTGTTCCTGGCTATCACCGTGCTGGCGGGCGTCGCGCCGCTTTTCGCCCAGACCACCGTCGTCCTGCAGGGCGATCCGCTGGCGGGAGAGGACACGCACCTGGCGCAGGCCTCCTCGGTGCAGAACTTCGGCGCGGTGACACCCATGCTGACCAACTCGCAGACCAACGGACAAAGCCGCCTGCTCCTGCGCTTCGATCTCTCGGGCATTCCGAGCGGCGCCACCATCCAGTCGGCGGTCCTGGAGCTGTTCTACCAGTCGACCCGCGTCTCCACCAGCGAGCCTTTGCGGCTGCATCGTGTCACCCGATCCTGGACCGAGATGGGCGCCACGTGGCGGACCTACGACACGATCAACAACTGGACCTCCCAGGGAGGAGACTTCGACGCCGCGATTGTCGCCTCCGCCACGCTGGACGGCACGGTCAACGTCTGGAAGTCGTGGACGGTGACCTCTCTGGTGCAGTCCTGGACCCAGGGAACGCTCGCGAACTACGGCATGCTCCTGGAATCGCCGTCGCTGAGCGGCAACAACGAACGGCGGTTCGTGAGCAGCGAGAGCACCACGGCCAGCCAGAGGCCGAAGCTGACGATCACCTATGTGGCTTCGGACCTCTCGACGAGCACGAAGGCGGTGAGCAGCTCCACCGCCGTGGCCGGGCAAGTCCTGACCTACACCGTGGTGGTGCAGAACATCGGGAACATTCCCGCGACCTCGGTGGTGGTCGTCGACACCGTCGACACGACGAAGCTGACCAGCATCACTCCCGGCCAGGGGGGCGTGCTTTCCGCCGGCACGATCACCTGGAATTCGACGACCACGCCGGCGCTCGCCTCGGTGGCTCCCGCTCCCGGCGGCAATGTGACCTTGTCCTTCACCGCACGCGTCATCACGCCCGCCACCGACGGCACGGTGATCTCCAACCAGGCGATTCTTTCCAGCGCCACCCAGACGAATCTGCCTTCGGACGACCCGGCCACCGCGGCGGTCGATGATGCGACCCTGGTGACCATCCGCGAGCCGATCGGCAACCTCTACAAGCGCATCCTGGAGAAAAATGGCGTGGCACTGCCCAACGACCCGTCGAACCCGCCCGGCGTCTCCGGAGCGCTGACCACCGCCGTGGTCCCGGGCGACTTCCTCACCTACGCGCTGTTCTTCACCAACGCCGGATCGCGCGACGCATCGTCCTTCGTGGTGCGCGACGGTGTCCCCTCCTGGACCGATTTCGTCCCCGATGGGTTCGCCTCCGGGCGGGGCATCCGTCTGATCCTCGGCGGCATTCCCACCGATCTCACCAATGCCGCCGATGCCGATGCTGGGTCGTTCGATGCCGCCGCGACCTCCAATCCGGACGATCCGGGCATCACGGTCCACGGGCTGGTCACTGTGAACGCCGGCACCCTTGCCGCCGGCGCTTCCGGCTCGATCCGCTTCAAGGCGCGTGTCAGATAG